The sequence TGCGCGGCGGAATAGACTGCGAAGCAGATCTGGTTGTCGAGGCGCTGCGGGTCCAGCGCCGATAATTTCCGGGCCATCGAGAATCTCACATCGTTTGCTCCATTCTGGGGCCGGCCGGCGACACATTCAATTGCGAACAATTAAATGTGAGGCATGCCGATTTAGATTGCGCACAATCTAATTGCCTGCGATAAAGATCGCACCCCAACCCGGAAAGACCCGAGGAGACGAAAATGTCCGTGAACGTCCTCTACAAGACCAGCGCCAAGGCCACCGGCGGCCGCGACGGCCATGCTGCGACCCTCGACGGCGCGCTCGACGTCAAGCTCACCACGCCGAAGGAGCTCGGTGGCGGCGGCGGCGCCGGCAACAATCCCGAGCAGCTGTTCGCGGCCGGTTATGCCGCCTGCTTCATCGGCGCCATGAAGTTCGTGGCCTCCCAGGGCGGCCCGAAGGTTCCGGCCGATGCCTCCGTCACCTCGACGGTCGGAATCGGCCCGCGCTCCGAGGGCGGCTTCGGCCTCGACATCGACCTCGCCGTCTCGCTGCCGGGCCTTGCCCGCGCGGAGGCCGAGGCACTGGTCGCCAAGGCGCACCAGGTGTGCCCGTACTCCAATGCCACGCGCGGCAATGTCGACGTTCGCCTGACGGTCGTCTGATCGGCGGTGCGGATTGGCTGGCCCGGGATCCCCCTCGGGCCGGCCGCCTCCGATTGAATTTGCCATCCCGCGGGATGGCAGCGCGGCGGCGCATACGGCTCCACGCGAGGGCCCATTGCTGGCGCAAACAAACCTCGCTAGGCCTGTGATCCAATGATCGACACAGGGGAAGCGAAGGCATGACTGAAGCAGCAACGGGCGCAATGAGCGGACTGCGCGTCATCGATCTCACGCGCGTGCTCGGCGGTCCCTACTGCACCCAGATCCTCGCCGACCACGGCGCCGACGTCATCAAGGTCGAGCCGCCCGCGGGCGATGAGGTGCGCGAATGGGGCCCTCCCTTCCATGAGGAGGACGCAGCCTATTTCGTCGGCATCAACCGCAACAAGCGCTCGATCGGCCTCGACCTCGCCTCCGAGGGCGGCCGCGTCGTGCTGCTGAAGATGCTGGAGACGGCCGACGTCCTCATTGAGAATTTCAAGCCGGGCACGCTGGAGAAATGGGGCATCGGCAACGAGGTGTTGCGCGAGAAATTTCCGCGCCTCGTGCATTGCCGGATCTGCGGCTTCGGCGCCGACGGCCCACGCGGCGGCAATCCCGGCTATGACGCCATCATCCAGGCCATGACCGGCATGATCGCGGCAACCGGCTCGCCCGAGAGCGGGCCGATGCGGATCGGCGTGCCGCTGGTCGACATCACCACGGGCCTTTACGCCGCGATCGGCATCCTGATGGCGCTGTCGGAGCGACAGCGTTCGGGCAAGGGCCAGTTCCTGGAGACCACGCTGTACGAGACCGGCCTTGCCATCATGCATCCGCACACCGCGAACTATTTCATGCATGGCAAGCCGCCTGGCCTCACCGGCAACGAGCATCCCAACCTCGTGCCCTATGCGATCTTCCCGACCAAGACCGACAACATCTTCATCGGCGTCGGCAATGACGGCACCTTCCGCAAGCTCGCCAAGGAGATCGGCAAGCCCGAGCTCGGCACCGATCC is a genomic window of Bradyrhizobium sp. CB1717 containing:
- a CDS encoding organic hydroperoxide resistance protein, translated to MSVNVLYKTSAKATGGRDGHAATLDGALDVKLTTPKELGGGGGAGNNPEQLFAAGYAACFIGAMKFVASQGGPKVPADASVTSTVGIGPRSEGGFGLDIDLAVSLPGLARAEAEALVAKAHQVCPYSNATRGNVDVRLTVV
- a CDS encoding CaiB/BaiF CoA-transferase family protein, with amino-acid sequence MTEAATGAMSGLRVIDLTRVLGGPYCTQILADHGADVIKVEPPAGDEVREWGPPFHEEDAAYFVGINRNKRSIGLDLASEGGRVVLLKMLETADVLIENFKPGTLEKWGIGNEVLREKFPRLVHCRICGFGADGPRGGNPGYDAIIQAMTGMIAATGSPESGPMRIGVPLVDITTGLYAAIGILMALSERQRSGKGQFLETTLYETGLAIMHPHTANYFMHGKPPGLTGNEHPNLVPYAIFPTKTDNIFIGVGNDGTFRKLAKEIGKPELGTDPRFARNKDRIANREALRAELAAVFSQHEAEPLCNRLLAAGLPAGPVQKIDQALTNPHTIYRGDIIEKDWYKGVASPIRLDRSKPSLRLVPPKFSQHAAEVLGEFGYSKSEIDAMVEKGTVCGPERKR